Below is a genomic region from Populus trichocarpa isolate Nisqually-1 chromosome 15, P.trichocarpa_v4.1, whole genome shotgun sequence.
TCTTCCTGAACGGACTGTGCAGATGAACCATTAAAATTAGGATTGCTACCATACAGCGTTTGGATCCCTTCAATGTCATCGGTGGCCAATTCAACTTTCCTTGTCCTTGAAGAAATACTAGGGTACATGATAGACTCTTCCACAGAGGAATGCCCTAAACCTAACAAATGTCCAATCTCATGCACTGCCACGGACTCCAAATCAACAGCTGACGTCAACGTTGATGTCCTGACATCATCTGTCACAACCCAATGCTCGTCGTCGTCAAGATGGAGTCGCCCGTTTTGGGGAGAAAAAGCATGTGCAAGTGTCCCCAAGACCCCATCAAACGGCTCTCCATCTCCATGATCGCCACTGAAAAACGCAATCCGGATATCAGCTGTGTAGATAGAATCCGTCTGTGAGAAATTCAATGGAATCACCGTTGACCAACGGTCAAAAGCGCGGGAGAAAACGGCCTTGACCTCGTCGGATAGTTGATTTTCCGGCGAGAACACGTAGGTTAAGGCTTGTTTTCTCCAACGAGGCTGGCCAGTGAAGAAGCTGTAATGAGAGACCGTGTGTAAGTGATGGCTTGACGAGGTATTATTGGTCTTGCCAGAGTTCATACTCGTAGAGCCGTTGATTATATCCGGATTGCCGCATCTGGGCCGCACGACGTGGTTCACTGTTTGGTCGTCGAGTTCGCCAGTGACGTTAAGGTTGAAGTTTTGTTGGTAAGTTCGGAGAGCAGATTCAAGGTAGTCGTCGAAATCATCGGTGAAATTGGAGAGGGAATTGGGGATGTAGCCGAAGTATTGGAAGTAGTGTTTGAGCTTGGCTAAGCCGTCGTATTTTTTACCTGCGTGGCAGCCGGCTAGTTGTTGGAAGAAATCCCACGGATTACCGGTGGCGTTCTTGAGCAACTCTTCTGGGATTGAAGTGAAGTTAGGGAAAAAGTGAGCAGAGATTGAAGGAACTGAGTTAAGTGAGAGTAGAAGAAGAATTGTGCGAATTATGAAACGATGATGATGTTGCCGTGATTTTGTCATGATTGTTTGGTTTTGAGTTCTCGAGAAAGAGAATTTGCCGACAAAGAGaggtttttggttttgattggaAGAAATTGAGAGGGGGTTTTTAAGTAGCAGAGGAGAGGTGCGACGATGGTCAATTAAAGAGGAGGAAGTTTCCAAGTTTCTAGAGGAATGAACGCCCGATTGGTAAAGGAGGCAGGAAGGAAGCCGGCAACAGCAACATCGACTTCTTGGATTTGTTGGTGTTATTTTCTCCGAAACCAAATACATTGTCTGACTTCTtgtgttaaaaattataattatgtgaATACGTGGAGGGCTTTATCGCGTTTTGAATGAATCCACTTTTCTGGGGTCTAGTGTTCTTCATCCATGGTCACCGGGATTGAATTTTGAAGTGGGCAAACCTCGGAttagtcctccaacttttgaTTTTACCAATTGGGTCTCCAAATCGAAGATGACATTGAATGGTGCATGGGCTATTCATGTGTTTTCTCATTAGCCCTCGTGATTCCCACAAGACTTGAACATGAAAATACCTTATCTTTTCACTCCTCCAAACACGTGCAAGAACAGTTAGATTAATGGAATAATTGGATATGCTTTACATTTGCTAATAGGgagaaatattatatattttcatgcaTAAATTCTGGGACCATTAGAATTCGTAAGAAAACAATCAGGTAGAATGCGCAATATCTAACACAGTCTCTAATTATTATAGCAGAAAGATCCaattgtaagaaaagaaaaatctagatAGGGGGATCCAATCGATAAAATCAGTAGTTCAAGGACTCATCAAGGAGCTATATACAGTCAGAGGACTCATCTAAGATTTGCACTccagaaatattgaatgattttaattgCTACGTCTCACAAATCTACACATTAAACTTCCAAGAAATTAAATGTGAACAATAGAAAAACTGAtcgaaaaagaaatttaaaaaaaaatcaatttttgtccTGTATTGCAAGTCATGACGACAACTCTACATAGAATTGACTTCGTGGTCAGAAGCCTCCAGGAAGAAGGCAGATAGAAAAAAGGGAGGCTTGGACTAGGTCAAACTTGGAGGTTCAACTGTTCCTTGCGATGGCCTTTGATCGTAAGGAGGCTCTTACATTACATGGAATTATTTTAAACACTTAGGGTTAGGTAATAAGGCAATTGGAGAATAGTCAATCCTGCATCAATTCAATGATCACCAAATCAGGATTCTTCACATCACGGTTTCAGAATTGAGAATTAATGAAAATCAACTTCATCAAACTGTTTTAATGACCGCTGATGAGTTTAAAAGTGGAGCTATCTATATGTATAGTTAATAGAAATGACAGGTTCCTCCAGTTTTCTAAAACATCCCATGCCATAAAtaattcaactatttttttgctCACTCTTCTACACCAACAGATTCTTAAACAATGGAGCAAAGTATGATTTCTGATACAGCAAATTGCAGAGGGCAACCCTAAGAAGGTGATTGTCACTGTAGAGGGTATTTATAGCATGGAAGAAAAAGAACTGTGCGAACTTCTAGAGAACTTCTACAGCTCAGAAATACGCTAGAAATTTGTACTCTGAAGGCCAGCATTCAAGTTTCAAGCACGTCCTCTGCCAATGAAACCTAAAAGCCAGCAGACCCCAAACCTAAAATGCCAATTGGACATGACTACTCTCATAAAAATTGGTCTACAAACATTAACTTATGATCAAAGCTATATCAATTGGCCTGCAAATTTGCAAAGACTTGCTTAGCTTATACAAGGTATATATATCAATTCTAACAAGAGGGCTTAGCTAAATGCACAAAAGGAGGAACAATGGAAAAGAAACATTATTATTCATGAAGAGACATGTAATGCAGCCTTTAGAATGCTCCAAGATTTCTCTCCATCAACCAACAACAATGAT
It encodes:
- the LOC7456636 gene encoding metalloendoproteinase 5-MMP; amino-acid sequence: MYLVSEKITPTNPRSRCCCCRLPSCLLYQSGVHSSRNLETSSSLIDHRRTSPLLLKNPLSISSNQNQKPLFVGKFSFSRTQNQTIMTKSRQHHHRFIIRTILLLLSLNSVPSISAHFFPNFTSIPEELLKNATGNPWDFFQQLAGCHAGKKYDGLAKLKHYFQYFGYIPNSLSNFTDDFDDYLESALRTYQQNFNLNVTGELDDQTVNHVVRPRCGNPDIINGSTSMNSGKTNNTSSSHHLHTVSHYSFFTGQPRWRKQALTYVFSPENQLSDEVKAVFSRAFDRWSTVIPLNFSQTDSIYTADIRIAFFSGDHGDGEPFDGVLGTLAHAFSPQNGRLHLDDDEHWVVTDDVRTSTLTSAVDLESVAVHEIGHLLGLGHSSVEESIMYPSISSRTRKVELATDDIEGIQTLYGSNPNFNGSSAQSVQEETGSGSGAAHCVHSRWGLTGLIMALCFTFLLL